The following are from one region of the Noviherbaspirillum sedimenti genome:
- the atpD gene encoding F0F1 ATP synthase subunit beta, whose protein sequence is MAEGKIVQCIGAVVDVEFPRNAVPKVYDALKMAGSDLTLEVQQQLGDGIVRTIALGSSDGLRRGVAITNTGSPITVPVGPATLGRIMDVLGNPIDEVGPVSHAQTAQIHRKAPAYDELSPSTDLLETGIKVIDLVCPFAKGGKVGLFGGAGVGKTVNMMELINNIAKAHSGLSVFAGVGERTREGNDFYHEMIEAGVVNVEDFPKSKVAMVYGQMNEPPGNRLRVALTGLTIAESFRDEGKDVLFFVDNIYRYTLAGTEVSALLGRMPSAVGYQPTLAEEMGRLQERITSTKTGSITSIQAVYVPADDLTDPSPATTFAHLDSTVVLSRDIAALGIYPAIDPLDSSSRQLSPDVVGQEHYDTARAVQGTLQRYKELRDIIAILGMDELAPEDKLLVARARKMQRFLSQPFHVAEIFTGSPGKYVSLKDTIKGFKMIASGELDHLPEQAFYMVGTIEEAIEKAKKMQ, encoded by the coding sequence ATGGCTGAAGGCAAAATCGTTCAGTGTATCGGCGCCGTGGTTGACGTGGAATTTCCACGCAATGCAGTACCCAAGGTCTACGATGCTTTGAAAATGGCAGGTTCCGACCTGACCCTGGAAGTGCAGCAGCAGCTGGGTGACGGCATTGTCCGTACCATCGCGCTGGGCTCCTCCGACGGTCTGCGTCGTGGCGTAGCAATCACCAACACCGGCTCGCCGATCACGGTGCCGGTGGGCCCGGCAACCCTGGGTCGCATCATGGACGTGCTGGGCAACCCGATCGACGAAGTCGGTCCCGTGAGCCATGCACAAACCGCACAGATCCATCGCAAGGCTCCTGCCTATGACGAACTGTCGCCATCGACCGACCTGCTGGAAACCGGCATCAAGGTGATTGACCTGGTGTGCCCGTTCGCCAAGGGCGGTAAAGTCGGCCTGTTCGGCGGCGCCGGCGTCGGCAAGACCGTGAACATGATGGAACTGATCAACAACATCGCCAAGGCGCACTCGGGTCTGTCCGTGTTCGCCGGTGTTGGTGAGCGTACCCGTGAAGGTAACGACTTCTATCACGAAATGATCGAAGCCGGCGTCGTCAACGTCGAAGACTTCCCCAAGTCGAAAGTCGCGATGGTGTACGGCCAGATGAACGAACCGCCGGGTAACCGTCTGCGCGTTGCGCTGACCGGCCTGACGATCGCTGAATCGTTCCGTGACGAAGGCAAGGACGTGCTGTTCTTCGTCGATAACATCTACCGCTACACCCTGGCCGGTACCGAAGTGTCCGCACTGCTGGGCCGTATGCCTTCCGCCGTGGGCTACCAGCCGACGCTGGCTGAAGAAATGGGCCGCCTGCAAGAGCGTATCACTTCGACCAAGACCGGTTCGATCACCTCGATCCAGGCCGTGTACGTCCCTGCGGATGACTTGACCGATCCGTCGCCTGCTACCACCTTCGCCCACTTGGACTCGACCGTGGTTCTGTCGCGTGACATCGCTGCCCTGGGTATCTACCCGGCGATCGATCCGCTCGACTCGAGCTCGCGCCAACTGTCCCCGGACGTGGTTGGCCAGGAACACTATGACACGGCACGTGCCGTGCAAGGTACCCTGCAGCGCTACAAGGAATTGCGTGACATTATCGCGATTCTGGGCATGGACGAACTGGCACCGGAAGACAAGCTGCTGGTGGCTCGCGCTCGTAAGATGCAGCGTTTCCTGTCGCAGCCGTTCCACGTTGCTGAAATCTTTACTGGTTCGCCGGGCAAGTACGTTTCGCTGAAAGACACGATCAAGGGCTTCAAGATGATCGCTTCCGGTGAACTCGATCACCTGCCGGAACAGGCCTTCTACATGGTCGGTACCATCGAAGAAGCGATCGAAAAAGCGAAGAAGATGCAGTAA
- the atpG gene encoding F0F1 ATP synthase subunit gamma: MAAGKEIRGKIKSVENTKKITKAMEMVAASKMRKAQDRMRAARPYSEKVRNIAANLSQANPEYTHPFLVKQEGAKKIGLIVVTTDKGLCGGMNTNVLRLTTNKIREAEGEGVKVEAVAIGNKGFGFLNRIGAKVVSHAVQLGDTPHLEKLIGPVKVLLDAYQEGQLDAVYVCYTKFITTMKQEPMLEQLLPLSSEQMKADKGSHSWDYIYEPDPQTVIDELLVRYVEALIYQALAENMASEQSARMVAMKSASDNAGNVIKELKLVYNKTRQAAITTELSEIVAGAAAV, translated from the coding sequence ATGGCTGCAGGAAAAGAGATACGCGGCAAGATCAAGAGCGTAGAGAATACGAAGAAGATCACCAAGGCGATGGAAATGGTCGCCGCATCCAAAATGCGCAAGGCGCAAGACCGGATGCGGGCCGCCCGTCCCTACAGTGAGAAGGTTCGTAATATCGCTGCTAACTTGTCGCAGGCTAATCCGGAATACACGCATCCCTTCCTGGTGAAACAGGAAGGCGCCAAGAAGATCGGCTTGATCGTGGTTACCACTGACAAGGGCCTGTGCGGTGGCATGAACACCAACGTGCTGCGCCTGACGACCAACAAGATCCGCGAAGCGGAAGGCGAAGGCGTCAAGGTCGAAGCGGTTGCCATCGGTAACAAGGGCTTCGGCTTCCTGAACCGTATCGGTGCCAAGGTGGTGTCGCACGCAGTGCAACTGGGCGATACCCCGCACCTGGAAAAGCTGATCGGACCGGTCAAGGTGCTGCTGGACGCATACCAGGAAGGCCAGCTGGACGCCGTCTACGTGTGCTACACCAAGTTCATCACGACGATGAAGCAGGAACCGATGCTGGAGCAGTTGCTGCCGCTGTCATCGGAGCAAATGAAGGCCGACAAGGGATCCCATTCGTGGGATTACATCTACGAGCCGGATCCGCAAACCGTCATCGATGAACTGCTGGTGCGCTACGTCGAAGCGCTGATTTACCAGGCCCTCGCCGAGAACATGGCGTCCGAGCAATCGGCGCGCATGGTGGCGATGAAGTCGGCTTCCGACAATGCCGGTAACGTGATCAAGGAACTGAAGCTGGTCTACAACAAGACCCGCCAGGCCGCGATTACTACCGAGTTGTCCGAAATCGTCGCTGGTGCGGCAGCGGTTTAA
- the atpE gene encoding F0F1 ATP synthase subunit C — translation MTDVSFVALACGLIIGLGAIGACIGIAIMGGKYLEASARQPELMNALQTKMFLLAGLIDAAFLIGVGIAMLFAFANPFIAKVAA, via the coding sequence ATGACTGACGTATCTTTTGTTGCATTGGCTTGCGGTTTGATCATCGGCCTGGGTGCTATCGGCGCCTGTATCGGTATCGCAATCATGGGTGGCAAATACCTCGAAGCATCGGCTCGTCAACCTGAACTGATGAACGCCCTGCAAACCAAGATGTTCCTGTTGGCTGGTCTGATCGACGCTGCGTTCCTGATCGGTGTTGGTATCGCCATGTTGTTCGCATTCGCAAACCCGTTCATCGCCAAGGTTGCGGCTTAA
- a CDS encoding ATP synthase subunit I — protein sequence MQRIVLLQLAATVVTAIIAGILGGGAAFYSALLGGLCYVLPNGLFAWRLFVGAHKSSGANPISFFIGEFIKIALTIALLGVVVWQYHDLNWLALIVGLIVALKSYIILLFRH from the coding sequence ATGCAACGCATCGTTCTTTTGCAACTTGCGGCTACGGTCGTCACGGCGATCATCGCCGGCATTCTCGGTGGGGGCGCGGCGTTTTACTCAGCGCTTCTGGGTGGCCTGTGCTATGTGCTGCCGAATGGTCTTTTTGCATGGCGCCTGTTCGTCGGCGCGCACAAGTCCAGCGGCGCCAATCCGATATCTTTTTTCATCGGTGAATTTATCAAGATTGCATTAACGATTGCGCTATTGGGCGTGGTCGTTTGGCAGTACCACGATTTGAACTGGCTGGCACTGATTGTCGGCCTCATCGTGGCACTGAAAAGTTACATAATCTTATTGTTTAGGCACTGA
- the atpB gene encoding F0F1 ATP synthase subunit A → MSSATPTASEYIVHHLGHFSTHHQEKIVDFSIINMDTVFWSVFAGVLGCFVMWLAARKATAGVPGRFQAFVEMVVEMVEDQSKSIVHGDRRFIAPLALTIFVWVALMNSLDFLPVDMFSSFFHLVGLDSVIPYHRVVPTADLNGTLGMALGVLALMVYYSVKIKGLGGWIHELFAAPFGIWLAPFNLLLNLIEYAAKTVSLGMRLFGNMYAGELLFLLIALLGSMATAFGFIGHVVAGSLWAIFHILIVFLQAFIFMMLTLVYIGQAHEGH, encoded by the coding sequence ATGTCATCTGCTACGCCCACGGCTTCCGAGTATATCGTCCACCATCTCGGACATTTCTCTACCCACCATCAAGAAAAGATCGTCGATTTTTCGATCATTAACATGGACACGGTTTTCTGGTCCGTGTTTGCCGGCGTTCTCGGCTGCTTCGTCATGTGGCTGGCAGCACGCAAAGCCACTGCCGGCGTGCCGGGGCGTTTCCAGGCATTCGTCGAGATGGTGGTCGAAATGGTCGAAGACCAGTCGAAATCGATTGTGCATGGCGACCGTCGTTTCATTGCGCCGCTCGCGCTGACGATCTTCGTGTGGGTTGCGCTGATGAATTCGCTCGATTTCCTGCCGGTCGACATGTTCTCCTCCTTCTTTCATCTGGTTGGCCTGGACAGCGTCATCCCCTACCACCGCGTAGTGCCGACCGCCGACCTGAATGGCACGCTCGGCATGGCCTTGGGCGTACTGGCGCTGATGGTGTACTACAGCGTGAAGATCAAGGGCCTGGGCGGCTGGATCCATGAATTGTTTGCCGCCCCGTTCGGCATCTGGCTGGCACCGTTCAACCTGCTGTTGAACCTCATCGAATACGCCGCAAAAACCGTTTCGCTCGGCATGCGACTTTTCGGCAACATGTACGCCGGTGAGCTGCTGTTCCTGTTGATCGCCTTGCTGGGCTCGATGGCCACTGCTTTCGGCTTCATCGGTCACGTGGTTGCCGGTTCGCTGTGGGCCATCTTCCACATCCTGATCGTGTTCCTGCAGGCGTTCATTTTCATGATGCTGACGCTGGTGTACATCGGTCAGGCGCATGAAGGCCATTGA
- a CDS encoding F0F1 ATP synthase subunit epsilon produces the protein MANTIHVDVVSAEELIFAGEAEFVALPGEAGELGIYPMHTPLITRIKPGAVRIKVGGQEKEELVFVAGGILEVQPNTVTVLADTAIRGADLDEAKAAEAKKMAEEALVNKDSKIDYAQAQAELAQAIAQLAAIQKLRQKR, from the coding sequence ATGGCAAACACTATTCACGTTGACGTGGTTTCCGCCGAAGAGCTGATCTTCGCGGGCGAAGCCGAATTCGTCGCGTTGCCGGGTGAAGCAGGCGAGCTGGGCATCTATCCGATGCACACCCCGCTGATCACCCGCATCAAGCCGGGTGCGGTACGCATCAAGGTTGGCGGTCAGGAGAAGGAAGAACTGGTCTTCGTCGCCGGCGGCATCCTCGAAGTGCAGCCGAACACGGTAACAGTCCTGGCCGATACCGCGATCCGCGGCGCCGACCTCGATGAAGCGAAGGCAGCTGAAGCCAAGAAAATGGCTGAGGAAGCGCTGGTCAACAAGGATTCGAAGATTGACTACGCCCAGGCGCAAGCCGAACTGGCGCAAGCTATTGCGCAGCTGGCAGCAATTCAGAAGCTGCGTCAGAAACGCTAG
- a CDS encoding F0F1 ATP synthase subunit B — translation MNLNATLFAQFVVFFILAGFTMKFVWPPLMKALDERAEKIANGLAAAEKGKAEMAAAEKRVQAELAVAKDEGLKRIGDAEKRAAAIIEDAKKTASDEAARIVAAAKADAEQQVTQAREALRGQVATLAVAGAEQILKREVNAAAHADLLNQLKAEL, via the coding sequence GTGAACCTCAATGCAACGTTGTTTGCACAGTTCGTGGTCTTCTTCATCCTCGCCGGTTTCACGATGAAATTCGTGTGGCCGCCGCTGATGAAAGCGCTCGATGAGCGCGCCGAGAAGATCGCGAACGGTTTGGCCGCTGCTGAAAAAGGCAAGGCCGAAATGGCTGCCGCCGAAAAGCGCGTGCAGGCCGAACTGGCCGTCGCCAAGGATGAAGGTCTCAAGCGCATCGGCGACGCCGAAAAGCGCGCTGCAGCGATCATCGAAGACGCCAAGAAAACCGCTTCCGACGAAGCCGCCCGCATCGTCGCAGCAGCCAAGGCTGATGCGGAACAGCAGGTAACCCAAGCGCGTGAAGCTCTGCGCGGCCAGGTCGCAACCCTCGCGGTTGCCGGCGCCGAACAGATCTTGAAGCGTGAGGTCAATGCAGCGGCACACGCCGACTTGTTGAACCAACTGAAGGCCGAGCTGTAA
- a CDS encoding beta-ketoacyl synthase chain length factor, which translates to MRSAIEFSIICDAAWAPGIETREAWRNWARGQLPASADSEPVVRAMPAMQRRRLGLLGKMALEVAYECLGQRQDVPTVFCSRHGEVSRSVELLRDLAHGEPLSPTSFGMSVHNAVGGMFSIARGDVANNIALSGGRGSIEHALIEACGLLADGEKAVLLVVYDCPLPAVYADFQDEDALPFAWAWLIEPPREDVISLSWHTLSSDHAGDETPPATSLDVLRFFLRRDPCMERIYGRQSWRWTRHVS; encoded by the coding sequence ATGCGTTCGGCCATTGAGTTTTCTATTATCTGCGATGCTGCCTGGGCGCCCGGTATAGAAACCCGGGAAGCGTGGCGCAATTGGGCGCGCGGGCAGCTTCCGGCTTCCGCCGACTCAGAGCCTGTAGTGCGGGCAATGCCGGCCATGCAGCGGCGGCGCCTCGGCCTGCTGGGAAAAATGGCGCTCGAAGTCGCGTATGAATGCCTTGGCCAGCGCCAGGATGTACCAACTGTATTTTGCTCCAGGCACGGCGAGGTCTCGCGTTCGGTCGAGCTGCTGCGCGACCTGGCGCATGGCGAGCCGCTTTCCCCGACTTCGTTCGGGATGTCGGTGCATAACGCCGTCGGCGGCATGTTTTCGATCGCACGCGGCGACGTGGCCAACAACATTGCGCTGAGTGGCGGGCGCGGCAGCATTGAACATGCGCTTATCGAAGCATGCGGCCTGCTTGCGGACGGCGAAAAGGCGGTGCTGCTAGTAGTTTACGATTGTCCGTTGCCAGCCGTGTATGCGGATTTTCAGGATGAAGACGCCCTTCCCTTCGCGTGGGCATGGCTGATCGAACCGCCACGCGAGGACGTAATTTCCCTGTCGTGGCACACATTATCCAGCGATCATGCCGGCGACGAAACGCCACCGGCGACAAGTCTCGATGTCCTGCGCTTCTTTTTGCGGCGCGATCCGTGCATGGAGCGAATCTACGGCAGGCAATCATGGCGATGGACGCGGCATGTTTCTTGA
- the glpD gene encoding glycerol-3-phosphate dehydrogenase, with translation MMSIPGPGTFDIDCDLLIIGGGINGAGIARDAAGRGLSVLLCEQDDLAGHTSSASTKLIHGGLRYLEHFEFGLVRKALREREILLRAAPHLIRPLRFVLPHDRHQRPAWMIRAGLFLYDHLTRRELLPGSGHIALRRHPAGAPLKAEFTDGFEYSDGWVDDARLVVANAIDAAERGATILTRTRCAAALQRGGCWHASLVRADGSSIAVRARCLVNAAGPWAAHFQHAVFPARPEPALRLVKGSHIVVRKLFEHPFAYIFQHPDRRIVFAIPYESDFTLIGTTDIDFQGDPAAVAIERQEIAYLCELCNHYFAQAISPADVVWTYSGVRPLLDEGAAAAATLTRDYHFELENDGAPMLSVFGGKITTYRKLAEEAIDRLAPLLQPARGAWTEHACLPGADFQGPTPSAAAAAGFGQFVRQQQQGFSWLPPRLVARYAHAYGTRIGQLLGGCSALPDMGEEILPDLFEIEARYWIEREWALTAEDMLWRRSKLGLHVPADGAAILAAWITGRQQCVGDMRGRCEG, from the coding sequence ATGATGTCCATTCCCGGGCCAGGCACTTTCGATATTGACTGCGACCTCCTGATCATCGGCGGCGGCATCAACGGCGCCGGCATCGCCCGCGATGCCGCCGGGCGCGGCCTGTCAGTTCTGCTGTGCGAACAGGACGACCTGGCCGGCCATACCTCGTCAGCCTCGACCAAGCTCATTCACGGCGGCTTGCGCTACCTGGAACATTTCGAATTCGGCCTGGTGCGCAAGGCCTTGCGCGAGCGTGAAATCCTGCTGCGCGCTGCGCCCCACCTGATCCGGCCATTGCGCTTTGTGCTGCCGCATGATCGCCACCAGCGCCCGGCCTGGATGATCCGTGCCGGCCTGTTCCTCTATGACCATCTGACCCGACGCGAACTGCTGCCCGGCTCAGGCCACATTGCGCTGCGTCGTCATCCGGCCGGCGCCCCCCTGAAAGCCGAATTTACCGACGGCTTCGAGTATTCCGATGGCTGGGTGGACGATGCACGGCTGGTGGTGGCGAACGCCATCGATGCTGCCGAGCGCGGCGCCACCATCCTGACCCGCACCCGCTGCGCTGCCGCGCTGCAGCGCGGCGGCTGCTGGCATGCCAGTCTCGTGCGTGCCGATGGCTCATCCATTGCGGTGCGCGCGCGCTGCCTGGTGAATGCCGCCGGGCCCTGGGCGGCGCATTTTCAGCACGCAGTGTTCCCGGCCCGCCCCGAACCGGCGCTGCGGCTGGTCAAGGGCAGCCACATCGTGGTGCGCAAGCTGTTCGAGCACCCGTTCGCCTATATCTTCCAGCATCCGGACCGGCGCATTGTCTTCGCGATTCCGTACGAGTCGGATTTCACTCTGATCGGTACCACCGACATCGACTTCCAGGGCGACCCGGCTGCAGTCGCCATCGAGCGCCAGGAAATCGCTTATCTCTGCGAGCTGTGCAACCATTATTTTGCGCAGGCGATCTCGCCTGCCGACGTCGTCTGGACTTATTCCGGTGTGCGCCCCCTGCTCGATGAGGGTGCTGCGGCGGCGGCCACGCTCACGCGCGATTACCATTTCGAGCTGGAGAATGACGGCGCCCCCATGCTGTCGGTTTTCGGCGGCAAGATCACCACGTACCGCAAGCTCGCCGAAGAAGCCATCGACCGCCTCGCGCCACTGCTGCAGCCGGCACGCGGCGCCTGGACCGAACATGCCTGCCTGCCCGGCGCCGATTTCCAGGGACCGACGCCATCGGCTGCCGCTGCGGCCGGCTTCGGTCAATTCGTGCGACAGCAGCAGCAAGGCTTTTCCTGGCTGCCACCAAGGCTGGTAGCGCGGTATGCGCACGCCTATGGCACCCGCATCGGCCAGTTGCTCGGCGGCTGCAGCGCCCTTCCCGACATGGGCGAAGAGATTCTTCCAGATCTTTTCGAGATCGAGGCACGATACTGGATAGAGCGGGAGTGGGCACTTACCGCAGAAGACATGCTATGGCGCCGTTCCAAGCTCGGCCTGCATGTGCCGGCGGACGGTGCCGCCATCCTGGCCGCCTGGATCACCGGGCGCCAGCAATGCGTGGGCGACATGCGCGGCAGGTGCGAAGGCTGA
- a CDS encoding F0F1 ATP synthase subunit delta, whose product MAELATIARPYAEALFRVAKAGNINAWSELVSEMAQVAGNAEVQAFVSNPKLSDAQISDTFLSLIKSPVSQEARNFIGALVENGRLAAMPEIGVQFLALKNAEEGAADAHITSAFELSDAQVTQLVATLEKKFGRKLVPAVTVDNSLIGGVRVTVGDEVLDTSVSAKLQKLHTALVS is encoded by the coding sequence ATGGCAGAACTCGCAACGATCGCTCGTCCTTATGCAGAAGCCCTGTTCCGCGTGGCCAAGGCCGGTAACATCAACGCATGGTCGGAGCTGGTATCCGAAATGGCGCAAGTCGCCGGCAATGCCGAAGTTCAGGCATTCGTCAGCAATCCGAAACTGTCCGACGCCCAGATCAGTGATACTTTCCTGTCCCTGATCAAGTCCCCGGTCAGCCAGGAAGCCAGGAACTTCATCGGCGCGCTGGTGGAAAACGGCCGCCTGGCTGCCATGCCGGAAATCGGCGTGCAATTCCTGGCGTTGAAAAATGCCGAGGAAGGCGCTGCCGATGCGCACATCACGAGCGCGTTCGAGTTAAGCGACGCGCAGGTGACGCAACTGGTGGCAACGCTGGAAAAGAAATTCGGCCGCAAGCTCGTCCCTGCCGTGACCGTCGACAATTCGCTGATTGGTGGCGTGCGCGTGACCGTGGGTGATGAAGTGCTCGATACCTCGGTAAGCGCCAAGCTGCAGAAACTGCACACAGCCCTGGTGTCGTGA
- the atpA gene encoding F0F1 ATP synthase subunit alpha: MQLNPSEISELLKSRIQGLGESADIRNQGTVISVTDGIVRIHGLSDAMQGEMLEFPGNTFGLALNLERDSVGAVILGAYEHISEGDTVKTTGRILEVPIGPELCGRVVNALGQPIDGKGPINTKLTAPIEKIAPGVIARQSVSQPLQTGLKSIDAMVPVGRGQRELIIGDRQTGKSAVAIDTIINQKGQGVTCIYVAIGQKASTVKNLVRALEEHGAMEYTIVVAATASESAAMQYVSAYSGCAMGEYFRDRGQDALIVYDDLSKQAVAYRQVSLLLRRPPGREAYPGDVFYLHSRLLERAARVNPDYVEKFTNGEVKGQTGSLTALPIIETQAGDVSAFVPTNVISITDGQIFLETSLFNAGVRPAINAGISVSRVGGAAQTKVIKGLSGGIRTDLAQYRELAAFAQFASDLDEATRKQLDRGARVTELLKQKQFSPLPISLMAASLFAANKGYFDSIEVKQVLAFEAGLHNFLKTSHGALLQKIEDSKQLDKDGEAALAAAIADFKKTF, from the coding sequence ATGCAACTCAATCCGTCTGAAATCAGCGAACTGCTCAAGAGCCGTATCCAGGGTCTTGGCGAAAGCGCTGATATCCGCAACCAGGGCACGGTTATTTCCGTGACCGACGGCATCGTCCGCATTCACGGCTTGTCCGATGCAATGCAAGGCGAAATGCTGGAATTCCCGGGCAATACTTTCGGCCTCGCGCTGAACCTCGAGCGCGACTCCGTCGGCGCCGTTATTCTGGGTGCCTACGAACACATTTCCGAAGGCGACACGGTCAAGACCACCGGCCGCATCCTGGAAGTGCCGATCGGTCCTGAACTGTGTGGCCGCGTGGTCAACGCGCTGGGTCAACCGATCGACGGCAAGGGCCCGATCAACACCAAGCTGACCGCCCCGATCGAAAAGATCGCGCCAGGCGTTATTGCTCGTCAATCCGTTTCGCAGCCGCTGCAAACCGGCCTGAAGTCGATCGACGCCATGGTGCCAGTCGGCCGCGGCCAGCGCGAATTGATCATTGGCGATCGTCAGACCGGTAAATCGGCTGTCGCGATCGACACCATCATCAATCAAAAAGGCCAGGGCGTGACATGTATCTATGTCGCGATCGGTCAAAAAGCCTCCACCGTGAAAAACCTGGTGCGCGCGCTCGAAGAGCACGGCGCCATGGAATACACCATCGTGGTCGCTGCTACCGCTTCCGAATCCGCCGCGATGCAATACGTGTCGGCTTACTCCGGTTGCGCCATGGGCGAATACTTCCGTGACCGCGGTCAAGATGCACTGATCGTGTATGACGATCTGTCCAAGCAAGCCGTGGCTTACCGTCAAGTCTCCCTGCTGCTGCGCCGTCCGCCGGGCCGCGAAGCCTACCCTGGCGACGTGTTCTATCTCCACAGCCGCCTGCTGGAGCGTGCAGCCCGCGTGAACCCCGACTACGTCGAGAAGTTCACCAACGGTGAAGTCAAGGGCCAGACCGGTTCGCTGACCGCACTGCCGATCATTGAAACGCAAGCTGGCGACGTTTCCGCCTTCGTGCCGACCAACGTGATCTCGATTACCGACGGCCAGATCTTCCTGGAAACTTCGTTGTTCAACGCCGGTGTCCGTCCCGCGATTAACGCCGGTATTTCGGTGTCGCGCGTCGGTGGCGCAGCGCAAACCAAGGTCATCAAGGGCCTGTCCGGCGGTATCCGTACCGATCTGGCGCAGTACCGTGAACTGGCAGCGTTTGCACAGTTCGCTTCCGACCTCGACGAAGCGACCCGCAAGCAGCTGGATCGTGGTGCCCGCGTGACCGAATTGCTGAAGCAAAAGCAATTCTCGCCGCTGCCGATCTCGTTGATGGCCGCTTCGCTGTTCGCAGCGAACAAGGGTTACTTCGACAGCATCGAAGTCAAGCAAGTGCTGGCTTTCGAAGCCGGTCTGCACAACTTCCTGAAGACCAGCCACGGCGCTCTCTTGCAAAAGATTGAAGACAGCAAGCAACTCGATAAAGACGGCGAAGCAGCATTGGCCGCCGCGATTGCCGACTTCAAGAAAACTTTCTGA
- a CDS encoding lysophospholipid acyltransferase family protein, with translation MFLEHIDRYWRVLGTGLSFIVFGTGGLLLRVVVFPAINLFFREPRMRTMAARNVIRLTFRSFIALMQGLGVLRYEVKGREKLERNGLLIVANHPTLIDTVFLMAFVKRADCIVKSGLWNNPFTHGPVRAAGYINNENGPGLVSECIATLVNGNNLIIFPEGTRSSRHGALSFKRGAANIAVRGMHNLTPVVIRCTPSTLGKGDKWWRVPAQRVQFSIEVREDIPVQPFISACDSETLAARRLTDFLQNYFAEDNKRHAIA, from the coding sequence ATGTTTCTTGAACATATCGACAGATACTGGCGCGTGCTGGGCACCGGCTTGAGTTTCATCGTCTTCGGTACAGGCGGCTTGTTGTTGCGCGTGGTGGTATTTCCGGCAATTAATCTGTTTTTCCGCGAGCCGCGCATGCGCACCATGGCAGCCCGCAACGTGATCCGGCTGACGTTCCGCTCATTCATCGCGCTCATGCAAGGACTGGGCGTACTGCGCTACGAGGTGAAGGGACGGGAAAAGCTCGAACGCAATGGTTTGCTCATCGTTGCCAATCATCCAACCCTGATCGATACGGTGTTTCTGATGGCGTTTGTAAAACGGGCCGACTGCATCGTCAAAAGCGGATTGTGGAATAATCCGTTTACCCATGGCCCCGTGCGTGCGGCTGGCTACATCAACAATGAAAACGGGCCGGGTCTGGTGAGCGAATGCATCGCCACTTTGGTAAATGGCAATAACCTGATTATTTTTCCGGAAGGTACGCGCAGCTCCCGTCATGGCGCGCTCAGTTTCAAGCGCGGTGCTGCCAACATCGCCGTGCGCGGAATGCATAATCTGACGCCAGTGGTGATCCGCTGCACGCCCTCAACCCTTGGCAAAGGCGATAAGTGGTGGCGGGTACCAGCTCAGCGCGTGCAATTCAGCATCGAGGTAAGGGAAGACATTCCCGTCCAGCCCTTCATTTCGGCATGTGATAGCGAGACGCTCGCTGCACGCCGGCTGACGGATTTTTTGCAGAACTATTTTGCCGAGGATAACAAACGCCATGCAATCGCTTGA
- a CDS encoding LysE family translocator, with product MPAFETSTAFFSLSLLLGFSPGPDNLFVLMQSATHGRKAGFCVVLGLCCGLLVHTAAVALGLAAVFAASPAAFTVLKFAGAAYLAYLAWQAWHAPANAKLAQQAPPMNPWRMLARGFIMNLTNPKVIFFFLAFLPQFVASGRGAVVLQLCWFGFLFILATLVSFGLITCFAAFLGARLRSSPRMQRRLHRLTAIVFAGLALRLVLAKA from the coding sequence ATGCCCGCCTTCGAAACCAGCACAGCATTTTTCAGCCTGTCCCTGCTCCTCGGTTTCAGCCCCGGGCCCGACAACCTGTTCGTCCTCATGCAATCGGCAACGCACGGGCGCAAGGCCGGATTCTGCGTGGTGCTGGGTCTGTGCTGCGGCTTGCTGGTCCATACCGCTGCCGTCGCGCTCGGCCTGGCCGCAGTATTCGCCGCCTCCCCTGCCGCCTTCACTGTACTCAAGTTCGCCGGCGCGGCCTACCTGGCGTATCTGGCCTGGCAGGCCTGGCACGCTCCTGCCAACGCAAAGCTGGCACAACAGGCGCCGCCGATGAACCCCTGGCGCATGCTGGCGCGCGGCTTCATCATGAACCTCACAAACCCGAAGGTGATCTTTTTTTTCCTGGCATTCCTGCCGCAGTTCGTCGCCTCCGGGCGGGGTGCGGTCGTGCTGCAGCTGTGCTGGTTTGGCTTCCTCTTCATCCTGGCGACCCTGGTTTCCTTTGGTCTCATTACCTGCTTCGCCGCGTTTCTGGGCGCACGGCTCAGAAGCTCGCCAAGGATGCAGCGTCGTCTGCACCGCTTGACCGCCATAGTATTTGCCGGCCTGGCACTCCGGCTGGTGCTGGCGAAAGCCTAG